One region of Halomonas huangheensis genomic DNA includes:
- a CDS encoding DUF4238 domain-containing protein: MKITTDVKKQHTVPRFLLDKFGFGKKGKKRRLYTFDKKSSRRFQQSVFDATTRNTFYNIENHPERASLEPILGIYETEAAPLIKRIIETNSIGWLSEVDRFKIATFIAVQRSRSYGEFLRIEHVVGALTGKLAAIGSTREQIEEELGSEGSSERKNLFLELILDQRETVAHLMAKSWVLYETSTHDPFFISDNPVTLYNEVDMGFLGNLGVALKGIQIHLPLSSSLTLALTCPSISEAAINGKRQVKALIAIASPLLQQLNNPLGLIELGNAYESGNPIKQSANNVRFLNSLQVSFSEQYVFCEKDNFALAEEMIGDNKAYKSGLRMQIS, from the coding sequence TTGAAAATTACTACGGACGTCAAAAAGCAACACACTGTACCACGCTTTCTCTTGGATAAGTTTGGTTTTGGGAAAAAAGGAAAAAAAAGAAGGTTGTATACTTTTGATAAAAAAAGCTCTCGAAGATTTCAGCAGTCAGTTTTTGATGCAACAACAAGAAATACTTTCTATAATATTGAAAATCATCCTGAGAGAGCAAGTTTAGAGCCTATTTTGGGGATCTATGAAACTGAAGCTGCGCCACTAATAAAGCGAATCATCGAAACGAATAGCATTGGATGGCTGTCTGAAGTTGACAGGTTTAAAATCGCGACATTTATAGCGGTTCAGCGGTCTAGGTCGTATGGTGAATTTCTTCGCATTGAGCATGTTGTTGGCGCGTTGACGGGAAAGCTCGCTGCAATTGGCTCGACTCGCGAGCAAATAGAGGAAGAGTTAGGTTCAGAAGGGTCAAGTGAACGTAAAAACCTATTTCTAGAACTAATTCTTGACCAAAGAGAAACCGTTGCGCATTTAATGGCTAAATCATGGGTTCTCTATGAAACGAGCACTCACGACCCATTTTTTATATCTGATAATCCAGTTACTCTATATAACGAAGTGGATATGGGTTTTTTGGGTAACTTGGGTGTCGCCCTTAAAGGTATACAAATACACTTGCCACTGTCGTCATCTCTAACACTTGCATTAACATGCCCCTCTATTTCTGAAGCTGCAATTAATGGGAAGCGCCAGGTCAAAGCCTTAATAGCTATCGCATCTCCCCTTTTACAACAATTAAACAATCCTCTTGGCTTGATAGAGCTAGGGAATGCCTATGAGAGCGGAAATCCAATTAAGCAGTCTGCTAATAATGTAAGGTTTCTTAATAGTTTGCAAGTGTCATTTTCAGAGCAGTATGTTTTTTGTGAGAAAGATAATTTTGCGTTGGCGGAAGAAATGATTGGCGATAACAAAGCATATAAATCTGGACTTCGCATGCAAATCAGCTAA
- a CDS encoding TIGR03757 family integrating conjugative element protein gives MPIPNLRPRAVLCACSIVTALTWGGVAYAGVEVFTVAGEPIINAPASAAVVELDAPARLDAQISRDLPADPDRAKQVLQSRMSGPEWQATLKRYGEIYTGVARAWMLGIEKVPAVVLDGRYVVYGEPEVRVALEEIDRAIGEYSPQDGVDQ, from the coding sequence ATGCCAATCCCCAATTTGCGGCCACGCGCCGTCCTGTGTGCCTGCAGCATCGTTACTGCCCTGACATGGGGTGGTGTGGCGTATGCCGGCGTCGAGGTATTTACCGTGGCTGGCGAGCCCATCATCAACGCGCCGGCGTCGGCTGCCGTGGTTGAACTGGATGCACCGGCCAGGCTCGATGCCCAGATCTCGCGAGACCTGCCTGCGGATCCTGATCGTGCGAAACAGGTCCTTCAATCCCGCATGAGCGGCCCAGAGTGGCAGGCCACCCTGAAACGCTATGGCGAGATCTATACCGGCGTCGCACGCGCCTGGATGCTCGGTATCGAGAAGGTTCCAGCAGTCGTCCTCGATGGACGCTATGTCGTGTACGGCGAACCCGAAGTCCGTGTCGCCCTCGAGGAGATCGATAGGGCAATCGGTGAATACTCCCCACAGGATGGAGTCGACCAATGA
- a CDS encoding Rpn family recombination-promoting nuclease/putative transposase: MNNQHDHSYKLLFSEPRVVRDLLTGFVKEEWIERLDLDSLEKVSSTFVTDDLRDREGDVIWRVRFGDEWVYVYLLIEFQSTVDSFMALRIMTYVGLLYQELVKQKKLTQDGKLPPVLPIVLYNGEKRWNAALNVAELVQPVPGGLEHYRPDLPYLLLDEGAIVTSEQWSEETRNVVSAIFRLEHHQDPQDAIDLIGLLVQWLQAPEQTQLRRHFALWIRRVLLPSWVPENEGAEWQSLNDLNEVHNMLAERAKQWPEQWKQQGLEEGRLETARNMLERTSMDDQMIAELTKVDIEQVRKLREELKH, encoded by the coding sequence ATGAACAACCAGCACGATCACAGTTATAAGCTGCTGTTCAGCGAGCCAAGGGTCGTCCGCGACCTGCTGACAGGCTTCGTGAAGGAAGAATGGATTGAACGCCTGGACCTCGACTCGCTGGAAAAGGTCAGTAGCACCTTCGTCACCGATGACCTACGCGATCGCGAAGGTGATGTGATCTGGCGTGTGCGCTTTGGTGACGAGTGGGTATACGTCTATCTGCTGATCGAGTTCCAGAGCACTGTCGACTCGTTCATGGCGCTGCGTATCATGACCTACGTGGGGCTGCTGTATCAGGAGCTGGTCAAACAGAAGAAGCTGACTCAGGACGGCAAGCTGCCCCCCGTGCTGCCTATCGTGCTGTACAACGGCGAAAAACGTTGGAATGCGGCACTCAACGTGGCTGAACTTGTCCAACCTGTACCGGGAGGCTTGGAGCACTACCGGCCTGACCTCCCATATCTGCTGCTGGATGAAGGCGCAATCGTGACCAGTGAGCAGTGGTCGGAGGAGACCCGAAACGTGGTGTCGGCCATCTTCCGGCTGGAACATCACCAGGATCCGCAGGATGCCATTGATCTGATCGGATTACTGGTACAATGGTTACAAGCACCGGAGCAGACCCAGCTACGCCGGCACTTCGCCCTCTGGATCCGGCGCGTGCTGCTGCCTAGCTGGGTACCCGAGAACGAAGGGGCTGAGTGGCAGTCGCTCAACGACTTAAATGAGGTGCACAATATGCTGGCTGAACGTGCAAAGCAGTGGCCCGAGCAGTGGAAACAGCAAGGGCTGGAAGAAGGTCGACTGGAGACGGCTCGCAATATGCTCGAGCGAACCTCCATGGATGACCAGATGATCGCTGAACTGACGAAGGTGGACATCGAGCAGGTCCGTAAGCTGAGAGAAGAGCTGAAGCACTGA
- a CDS encoding SHOCT domain-containing protein codes for MIMDFWGWVLLIVIAGVGIAIVQVVVVSNKKKAMEEKLRSLPEFSPTQKIIGNNGEAGLAIDEDRRKVVLINSGPSGVRLKPITYRDILSSEIFVDGETVTKTARGSQLGGALIGGLALGGVGAIIGGLSGKTKSSEKVKRVDLRITVNDTKSPLHDLNFMDVEGKKDGIVYKTAMDQARHWHGLAAVLIKIADNEDERQVNTEPSSSAESSNINSLADELSKLSDLRDKGVLSDEEFVTQKQKLLS; via the coding sequence ATGATTATGGATTTTTGGGGTTGGGTATTACTGATTGTTATCGCAGGGGTAGGTATCGCAATCGTGCAGGTTGTTGTTGTATCAAATAAAAAGAAAGCGATGGAGGAGAAGTTAAGGTCTCTTCCTGAGTTTTCTCCTACACAGAAAATAATAGGAAATAATGGAGAGGCTGGCCTTGCGATTGATGAAGATCGGAGAAAAGTCGTATTGATTAATAGTGGTCCGTCTGGCGTTAGGCTGAAACCAATCACATATCGAGACATCCTTTCTTCCGAAATATTTGTAGATGGAGAGACAGTCACCAAAACGGCAAGAGGAAGCCAGCTTGGCGGAGCACTTATTGGTGGTCTTGCGCTCGGAGGTGTCGGAGCTATTATCGGTGGGTTGTCAGGAAAAACAAAATCGTCTGAAAAAGTAAAGAGGGTTGATCTTAGAATAACCGTAAACGACACGAAGTCGCCTTTGCACGACCTTAATTTTATGGATGTTGAAGGGAAGAAGGACGGTATAGTTTACAAAACGGCTATGGATCAGGCTCGTCATTGGCATGGATTAGCTGCTGTCCTTATTAAAATAGCAGATAACGAAGATGAACGCCAAGTGAACACCGAGCCTTCCTCCAGTGCAGAGAGCTCTAACATCAACTCATTGGCAGACGAACTTTCAAAATTGAGCGATCTCCGGGACAAGGGAGTACTCTCCGACGAGGAGTTCGTAACGCAGAAACAGAAGCTGTTGTCATAG
- a CDS encoding conjugal transfer protein TraG N-terminal domain-containing protein, with protein sequence MATFAVNDYMEGTMLTLGWVINNGVWDAMTSTGIAVVPFIALVAGEWFRARQEGDDEGNKGVLSLNRIESRLYVMLLVVAFTCVPVFTLNVNPVNVNQEHAEQCGTVMMSSGQWGESTMTSIDGQQARVPMWWALTHSLSKGLTNVAISKIPCSTDYQSVRTALDLESISDPGLKREIGEFQLACFGPARNKLFQSGAGLEEARGMDVDWVGSDYFLDTPGYYDSFYAPRPMPGFPYNADRDQARPSTGPGQPGYPSCREWWSDGSEGLAARIQDQVDTTVWSRMQSFFPGTSSAEEYMIRRMVSPRSGAANGNTSQASVGYRSLDGGFVDDVTSAAGMVGNAVATIPFQAGMDSLKQSLPMIQGILLMAIIICLPFVLVASGYSVKVAGTAMFGLFAIFFLTFWWELARWLDSNLVDLMYDSDAAKLSWIAGVENANDKMVLKFVSGMMFLVLPGVWISALGWAGAKVGNAIGGVSEAGRESKGAGQKGGDMAQKGASGGKA encoded by the coding sequence ATGGCGACGTTCGCAGTCAATGACTACATGGAAGGCACCATGCTCACCCTGGGCTGGGTCATCAACAATGGCGTCTGGGATGCCATGACTTCGACCGGTATCGCGGTCGTGCCATTTATCGCCCTGGTCGCCGGTGAGTGGTTCCGGGCGAGACAGGAGGGCGACGATGAAGGCAACAAGGGGGTACTGTCGCTCAACCGCATCGAGTCACGGCTCTATGTGATGCTGCTGGTTGTGGCGTTTACCTGCGTCCCTGTGTTCACGCTCAACGTGAACCCAGTGAACGTCAATCAGGAGCATGCTGAACAGTGCGGCACCGTCATGATGTCCTCTGGGCAGTGGGGCGAGTCGACCATGACGTCGATTGACGGGCAGCAGGCTCGCGTCCCCATGTGGTGGGCGCTGACACACTCGCTCTCCAAGGGCCTGACCAACGTGGCCATCTCGAAGATCCCCTGTTCGACGGACTACCAGTCGGTGCGCACGGCGCTCGACCTTGAATCCATTTCTGACCCGGGGCTGAAACGTGAGATTGGTGAATTCCAGTTGGCATGCTTTGGTCCGGCCAGGAACAAGCTGTTTCAGAGTGGGGCGGGCCTCGAGGAGGCCAGGGGCATGGATGTCGACTGGGTAGGCTCGGATTACTTCCTGGACACTCCGGGCTATTACGACAGCTTCTATGCACCCCGACCCATGCCAGGCTTCCCCTACAATGCCGATCGTGATCAGGCACGGCCCAGCACGGGGCCAGGCCAACCAGGGTATCCCAGTTGCCGCGAGTGGTGGAGCGATGGCTCAGAGGGACTGGCGGCTCGGATCCAGGATCAGGTCGACACCACGGTGTGGTCACGCATGCAGAGTTTCTTCCCGGGGACATCGTCTGCAGAGGAATACATGATCCGGCGTATGGTGAGCCCACGTTCTGGTGCAGCGAATGGTAATACCAGTCAGGCGTCCGTTGGCTACCGGTCACTGGATGGTGGGTTTGTCGATGATGTCACCTCTGCGGCCGGAATGGTCGGTAATGCGGTGGCCACCATCCCATTTCAGGCGGGCATGGACAGCCTCAAACAGTCATTGCCGATGATCCAGGGGATCTTGTTGATGGCGATCATCATCTGTCTGCCGTTTGTCCTGGTGGCCTCGGGTTACTCCGTCAAGGTGGCCGGGACAGCCATGTTTGGCCTATTCGCGATCTTCTTCCTAACGTTCTGGTGGGAACTGGCACGTTGGCTGGACTCGAACTTGGTTGATCTGATGTACGACAGCGATGCCGCCAAGCTTAGTTGGATTGCCGGCGTTGAAAATGCCAATGACAAGATGGTGCTCAAGTTCGTAAGCGGGATGATGTTCCTGGTATTGCCAGGTGTTTGGATTTCCGCTTTGGGTTGGGCCGGAGCTAAGGTTGGCAATGCCATTGGTGGTGTTAGCGAAGCAGGTAGAGAGTCTAAGGGCGCAGGCCAAAAAGGAGGTGATATGGCACAGAAAGGGGCTTCGGGAGGGAAAGCTTAA
- a CDS encoding TIGR03756 family integrating conjugative element protein: MMRTFTSLSMAVALTIGMASTTTAPQARALTTPEIAESSLSTSCLEYQVIGICAWLYCTPYGCTVRTSTRVKHFIPELVVSSYENTGDNPWSEVAMLSPPTGDATGGGRATEEADSRHSNTRFKNTDAIGHPGGAVFYRMLSSFGYSCESDVLPYTPYFLSTLDALAWRSSLPEMAYPEALTPGMREMGTVGDLWSPIYPRSGFVSQPHDYKAAATTAQRAADVVTRNGQPHVYMPLAPTDNPAAGKWAPDPVMEGDPDTHKWQQLEPNMSMSCSIFPDGGESHQLQDPGNYAWALWRPYRCCAVRGQELLYFTGE; this comes from the coding sequence ATGATGCGGACGTTCACCTCCCTGTCCATGGCCGTTGCTCTGACAATCGGGATGGCCAGCACGACGACGGCTCCCCAGGCGCGCGCGCTCACCACACCCGAGATCGCCGAGTCTTCGTTGAGCACTTCGTGTCTCGAGTACCAGGTCATCGGCATCTGTGCCTGGCTCTATTGCACTCCATATGGCTGTACCGTGCGCACCTCGACGCGTGTGAAACATTTCATCCCCGAGCTGGTGGTGTCGTCCTACGAGAATACCGGTGACAACCCCTGGAGCGAGGTGGCAATGCTGTCACCACCAACAGGGGATGCTACGGGCGGTGGCCGTGCGACGGAGGAAGCCGATAGCCGCCACTCCAACACCAGGTTCAAGAATACCGACGCCATTGGCCACCCTGGGGGCGCGGTTTTCTACCGGATGCTCAGTTCTTTCGGGTATTCCTGCGAAAGCGATGTGCTGCCCTATACCCCGTATTTCCTGTCGACACTGGATGCATTGGCCTGGCGCTCATCCCTCCCCGAGATGGCCTATCCCGAGGCGCTGACACCGGGAATGCGAGAGATGGGCACGGTGGGGGATCTCTGGAGCCCGATCTATCCGCGCAGCGGTTTCGTCTCCCAGCCGCATGACTATAAAGCCGCTGCCACCACCGCTCAGCGTGCGGCGGATGTCGTAACACGCAATGGGCAGCCGCACGTCTACATGCCGCTGGCCCCTACTGACAATCCTGCCGCGGGTAAGTGGGCACCTGACCCTGTCATGGAAGGGGATCCAGACACGCACAAGTGGCAACAACTGGAACCCAACATGAGCATGTCCTGCTCGATTTTCCCGGATGGGGGCGAAAGCCATCAACTCCAGGATCCCGGCAATTACGCCTGGGCGCTGTGGCGTCCCTATCGGTGTTGTGCGGTCCGGGGGCAAGAACTGCTGTATTTCACCGGAGAGTAA